The genomic DNA CGCCTACGTCACCGCCAAGCACGGTCTGGAGGGCCTGAGCAAGACGGCCGCCCTGGAGGGCGCCCCGTACGGCGTGACCAGCAACTGCATCAACCCCGGCTACGTGCGCACCCCGCTGGTGGAGAAGCAGATCGCCGCGCAGGCGCTGGCGCACGGCATCCACGAGGACGAGGTGGTCGAGCAGATCATGCTCGACCGCACCGCGGTGAAGCGGCTGATCGAGCCGGACGAGGTGGCGCAGCTCGCCGTCTGGCTGTGCTCCCCCGCCGCGTCCTACATCACCGGCGCCAGCCTGCCCGTGGACGGCGGCTGGACCGCCCACTGACCCCCGAGCCCTCTCCCCCACCCCCGCCCGTCCCCCCGCTGCAACCGAAGGACACCCCCATGGCCACCTCTCCCGATGTCGCGAGACCGGGCTCCCGCTCCCTGCGCAAGGTCGTCGGCGCCAGCCTGATCGGCACCACCATCGAGTGGTACGACTACTTCCTCTACGGCACGGCCGCGGCGCTGGTCTTCGGGCACGTCTTCTTCCCGAAGGCCGACCCGCTGACCGGCACCCTGCTGTCGTTCCTCACCTACGCGATCGGTTTCGCCGCCCGGCCGATCGGCGCGCTGGTCTTCGGGCACTTCGGCGACCGGATCGGCCGCAAGAAGCTGCTGGTGGTGAGCCTGCTGCTGATGGGCGGCGCGACCTTCCTGATCGGCTGCCTGCCGACCTACGACCAGGTCGGCGTGGCGGCTCCGCTGATGCTCACCGGGCTGCGCCTGGTGCAGGGCTTCGCGCTGGGCGGCGAGTGGGGCGGGGCGGTGCTGCTGGTCTCCGAGCACGGCGACCCGAAGCGGCGCGGCTTCTGGGCGTCCTGGCCGCAGGGCGGTGCCCCGGCCGGGAACCTGCTGGCGGCCGGCGTGCTGTCGCTGATGACCGCGGTGCTCTCGGACGAGGCCTTCCTGTCCTGGGGCTGGCGGGTGCCGTTCCTGCTGTCGGCGGTGCTGGTCGCGGTCGGCATGTGGATCCGGCTCTCGGTGGACGAGTCCCCGCTGTTCCGGCAGGCGCTGGCGGCCGCGAAGGCGCGCGCCACGGTCGAGCAGCCGCCGCTGGTCGCGGTCCTCCGCCACCACTGGCGGGACGTGCTGATCGCGATGGGCGCCCGGATGGCGGAGAACATCTCGTACTACGTGATGACCACCTTCGTGCTGGCGTACGCCGTGGGGCACGTGCACGTGGGCAAGCAGACGGCGCTGAACGCGGTGCTGATCGCCTCGGCCGTGCAGTTCGCCCTGATCCCGGTGTTCGGGGCGCTCTCCGACCGGGTGGGCCGCAAGCCGGTGTACCTGGTGGGCGCGGTGGGCGTCGGCGTGTGGGCGTTCGTCTTCTTCGGGATGGTGGACACCAGGAGCTTCGGCGCGCTGGTCGCCGCAGTCACCGTGGGCCTGTTCTTCCACAGCATGATGTACGCGCCGCAGGCGGCGTTCTTCTCGGAGCTGTTCGCGACCCGGATGCGGTACTCCGGTGCCTCGATCGGCGCCCAGTTCTCCTCGGTGGCGGCCGGCGCGCCGGCGCCGCTGATCGCCACCGCGCTGCTCAAGGACTACGGCAGCGCCACCCCGATCGCGGTGTACGTCGCGATCGCCTCGGTGATCACGGT from Kitasatospora terrestris includes the following:
- a CDS encoding MFS transporter, with translation MATSPDVARPGSRSLRKVVGASLIGTTIEWYDYFLYGTAAALVFGHVFFPKADPLTGTLLSFLTYAIGFAARPIGALVFGHFGDRIGRKKLLVVSLLLMGGATFLIGCLPTYDQVGVAAPLMLTGLRLVQGFALGGEWGGAVLLVSEHGDPKRRGFWASWPQGGAPAGNLLAAGVLSLMTAVLSDEAFLSWGWRVPFLLSAVLVAVGMWIRLSVDESPLFRQALAAAKARATVEQPPLVAVLRHHWRDVLIAMGARMAENISYYVMTTFVLAYAVGHVHVGKQTALNAVLIASAVQFALIPVFGALSDRVGRKPVYLVGAVGVGVWAFVFFGMVDTRSFGALVAAVTVGLFFHSMMYAPQAAFFSELFATRMRYSGASIGAQFSSVAAGAPAPLIATALLKDYGSATPIAVYVAIASVITVIAVLCARETRGSDLAEVEERESVPVG